The Toxorhynchites rutilus septentrionalis strain SRP chromosome 1, ASM2978413v1, whole genome shotgun sequence genome contains the following window.
TTGTGGTATGGATGAAACAGACAATTTGAAGCGGTAAAGCTCGTTTTCCAACAGTTTACAATCGAGGAAcatttgtgcgaatttttgcgTGCTTTTTTCGTCAACCAATCAGAGCAGAGCGTAGGCTCACTTGCGAAGAAGCGAGAAAAaatcaggggtatgactaaaacgtaagatccctcatattgccagtgtacccaatattgctgcggttcactgacattttggttctatcaattactgtggtttacaactcggtccgaaaatatagtcgaatagtggctaactttaaactccatgttgaatGTGAAAatctccatgtgaaaccgaaatgtGAAAATAGCTCATGCATTTAGAAATAAAGTATACTATccccgtgatttcaacgatttcaattcttgcaaatgatatgttggtaaacaagtgacgccatattgattttgtttttgggtagcctatactCAATTGATGTTTAACccctgaaaaaaaaaggaaagcgAATCCACGTTGCTCTGCCAGTAGCCTCTGTCCACATAATAAATTTGGAACAGGACAATATAGAGGGGTGCAACAGGATATAAACATTTTCGCTCAGCTTCACATCCATGGAACGATGTAAGAAATATTCAAGCTGATACATAATTTTCCGTTTCACCGATCTCGTACAACTTTTCGTTGTAAATGGTGTTTTGAAATAATGAACTGTGATTGAAGGACGACAGTTTGACAGATTCGGATGATTTCGTAAATCAGTAATATTCTACTAACCAAAATATATTCAACAGTCAACTATTTGAAACCAAAACTTTCCATATAACTCACACAATTATCTGGAACTGAACTAacgcatatggtacatttagtCAGAATATCAACATTTTCTATTTGTGTTAAAACCTTTCCttttgttttgtgaaaaattaaacTTTATCGCATATTTTTTCGGCTTTACCTTCATTTAGAAGAAGTTGATCGATTATTCGAAAAAGGTTGAAATGATGAAGCTGGTGAGATGATGATGAAGACCCGTttgtttgacgtagaactacgtcttacatgccaaatcagaaaacaggtcacgtttttatgaaaaaaagttaacgttaataactatttttgctgcgaacgggttttaacgatttgcataccaatcgaatcgtaaaTTTTGTaagatttacgtgtgctttcccgaacagagctctcAATAACGGGCAAATTATGCAGGcgcgcgaaaaaaaataaaacgcgaAGAGtgtaaatgattataggtcgcttctagccatcagtgtttggctatgtgtgtgttgcttgttttcgttgcgcgaaactaaGAACATGTTAGTTTCCGGTACATGTGAAtaacacaccttcgatactttcagTTGCCAtacgtatttgctctcgtgcgcatcggctctgttctgatgcaacaagctcctagctttgttgacggttttgaccgagagtcgaggaaCTATTTTGCATAAACTGTTATTCTCGCGATGttccatttttatcgctgcaactgtgtgcatctgttacaCGCGTGTTTAATACTTGTTGAATAgcaatgcacggaagatgcctctcgttaaatactcagtgcaatgcgtgcattgatataaagaaacaaattgcgacatatgaccaattagtatattgttctcgcaaaggcaagaaagaaccgttgcttctcgaaatgattctaccaAATGAAACCACGCGagtcattaaaccttttcagggtcctcggaacattttactaaagagttatttttgaAATGGCGACGTATtcacaaataatatccgaaatgataaaacaacaaatttcaaaaaaaaagattgcgtagtccaacgtcctaagcggtcgtgtctcggatacaacccctccattttttaaatatcttttCATTTGGATGCCCATTCCTATTTTagagtggttcgaaaaatcaactttttctcatttttccaaaaattacttttttcaaaaattccgaCCGattctggaccgattcagatgatcgatatatcaattgGAACACTGACACACTGGCTTGAGTTTGTGATTTCCACTTGCTCAGTGATTGAGTGGTACTACACACTTCTAGGATGTTGAAAAATGGCGCGAATAGATTGATGATTGGATTGCTTCGACTTCTTTATGTAGGACGTCTTTTTTCTATATGGAGTATAATACGTGAGAGATATCATTGATCTCTATTGGGCAATGGAAAGTTCTGCCACAGACATTCCAATGTTCTTCGTGAGAATTTTAGAAtacattttttaattattcctagtaattttaaaataaaatcagTAAATAAGTGTAACCttctttgttttctttttccagTGGTACTGACATTTATCAACTGTTGGGACGTAAAATGGGCCACCGCCGTGCAGGATATCTTCACCTACGCCAAGCTGCTAGCCCTGTTCATCATCATCGGCACTGGAGTATACTACCTGAGCACAGGTAAGTGTTGCCTCGGTCCGCTCATGGGCCGAAAACGATTTAATTGCTTTGTTTATTTACTCGGTGCACAGATTGGTATCTcacctatttttatttattcttaCAAGTGATATATTTCGCTTTGCGAGAGTTATGATATAAATttgcaaatgtaaatacataCCCTGCCCGCAGACAACACGCCGCTGAATCATTTATGGACCCAAACAAGTTTCGAACAGGTGTTGTTCTCTCAATCCTCTGCTAATGTGGAATATTTTGTAGCAACCAGATGGTGGTTATTTGCAGCTTTGCGCGTGCCGTAGGGACTCTGAGTCGTTGATTTGATAAACAAATTCAAGATTGTCTAGGATCGACTTCTCTTGAAATCAGCCGAGTAACTGGTTGATAGTCTCGTTTCTGGAAGCTCCTTTTCGTCGATTGTCTATtgcaggggtggccaaacttttgggcatcaCGGGCGACCTactgttcaaatgttaggctgcggcctaccaacgttgactgtatcaaaaaattattagaaaattaATAGACAATGAAAAAAGTCTTAACAAGCCTGAACTCGctcgcaaaatcataactcgtatactcgcgcactgtgtcacagactgtgcgtgtctctgtaatttagttattgtgtattttaaggcgttatttgtatttatttaaagtaagaaaagatataattaaatgaaacaacttcagaaaatattttttcttccaattcattcattttcaaTAATCAATCAATTCAGCCATCTCTGAACAAAACTATTTATTCTTGATCTGTGAGATCGTATGCTCGAGTATAGGAGaattaattaaagaaaaaattgtaaggggttgtatctagggtacgaccgcatatttttgacgtagaactacgcaattatgttatgcaatccacttgtttacacttcgaatattattttagaatgcatcgaaatttttgtaatagattatgttctccgttacaaataaattgggtgaacgtccttttacgtttgatatgatgcctgggactaccaaaatatgtaaacgaaaaattgtcaaacaatcattgtattttacatttccctctgaaattattgcacatctcatgttcacgtagttctcgaatcgcgaatgttcattcacctctagtatctgaaatggcgattttcccaggattctcagtttaaaagtacgttttagggaaacatattccggtctgcgcaacgaaatacccccgacttacatgtatttgcaaagcggatccccccaaacaaaacaaaaaccaaaaaaaatacccccgacttgcatgtatatttgcaaagcggatttccacaggtacatcgattctgaagtctgtgttggggaaaccgtaaatcgggccaatcaagacttggcagttagggcgtttagataacgcttgacaatttacagttattcaattgttcatcccatgaaaaattacattttattaattgtgatagaggCGTAGAAAtaattcctatcaattgatgcaaacatctttccgatctgttgagaaatgttccaattataagcattcgaaatatggatagggttagcacacaaatcggcagaacaaatgtgtgggaaaaaaggaagttcttccagttttcatgaatttaaaccgtttagagattagctaattgtaatgtatagcatatcaaacaaatcttagagaatttccgattcgattggtatgcaaatcatgagaattcgttcacagtgaaaatagttattaacgttaactttatttcataaaaacgtgacctgttttctaatttggcacccttcctgaaagacgtagttctacgtcaaaacgtaggtcatactaataaatattcaatgatacATAAAtgatacataaaaaaaacaataattatcggttactaaCAATGATAAGTACtactttattttctgtaaagtctcatcaatcaatatcgttGATGTTTTTTAAGGAAATAGTAATTTATGAACACCCAAAGCATTTGTTGTCCATAAAAATACGCCCAagatgattattatattcctCAATTAGCTAGAGGTATAAGATCTATCTATTGGAAATGTTGGAtcctattatgtaaattgaaaCGAACGGTCAATTCGATCCCTACAACTATCACACTGAGAAAttatcgtattttgtaaatcgattgaatcttatcgaatcgagttctttcttgcatattttgaaatgtttccCGAAGCAATATATcaggaatgcaacaagcaaaccaaacagctcgaaaaattatgccgacaACTTCCACCAAACTGCATCTATAACAGCAAAATTCAGTTCAACTAGACttacataatagggcccaatatataattttgaaattttctaattTCTCACTCTTCACTGTTGTTCTTTTCATGACTATATTTCTAGAAAGAAATCTGCACAATTAATTTACTTCACTTATCAtagtttgaaaattaaaataacaatacttgATTAAAACTCACATTCGTAGTCATTGAAGGCggcgtatttttccaaaaatttagtTTTCATTGATGTATCATCATTATCCGATATCGTAATCTTAAAGAAAGAAGCGATAAATAACAGATGCCGAAAagcaacaattgaaaaaaaccaATCGCAGAATGTCAATTGATGTTAGAGTGCGAAGAGATTCTGATGGTTTCAGttgtttgaatatttaaaaataaaatacttgaatattttttgaattagaAATATTATTGTGAACCTCAATAAACAAAAAAGACCTTCTTCATCATCTAAATAAGACTAGAAAACGAGATAAAATTTCGCAAATCATAGTTCGTATTTGTGAGGGGTGTTCTGGTTCTGAAGAAGATGAAAATAAAGTGATTCAAGGATGGAATCGAGATTAAGGAATCTAAAGAAAGTATGCAAGCAGAAGAATCATTCATTTGAACAACATGACAGAACATGTGAAGAGTTGTtctgaagaagaagaatttcGTGTTTGGGAAAGAGATTGGAGGAGTTCAACCACAAAGTTACCAAATACCATGTTCAGAGATGAATTAATGCAAATCGTTCGATTTGTCCGATTTGATACAAAAAAACGGAACGATCCAAACATTTACGCACCGACAAATTCACGAAATATGGAATTAATTTACACACAATAGTCAATGCTGGGAATACTCCAATAGACGAGCAACTGTTCCCTTCCAATGCTTGCTGCAAGCTCACATACTACATGCCAAATAAGTCGCACAAATTAggtttaaccgtttgagtgcggagcaaattttgttagcatatgccaaaaatgcggatgagtttgggtatatttaaaaaaaatactaaagagcttagataactgattaggtcacaaaagttatattaataggaaaaaaacacataaaaagtgaGGTTTATAAAGTATGTTAGTAAACATAAATTACCTTATcctaatttcattcaaaattatggTCTGCTACACAAAGCGCGTGAAGTCCTCTTTAAAAAATGTCCCTGAAAGACGAAATCCTCCGTTAAGAGGTGCTAagtcaaaaataataacatagaacAAGAAGAGCGCTTTCGCGCTCCCCCGTGGTCAAACGGATAAAGTTTTGGTTGACAGTAGATATTCAATTTAAATACGTTATAAATGGGTTCCCTTACTTAGGTAAGGATGGAACGCGAACATCAACATCCTTGGGCGAATTTGTAGTTCTAAAGTTGGCCGAACCATATCTTCATCCAGGCAGAAATATAACCACGGATTATTTTCTCACCAGTAATCCTATAGCTTGAAAAACCGTTGCAAAAGAACCAGTTCAGTTGAAACTAATCGAGtcatgaaagataaaatgaagttgaattCTTCAGAACATTTATAAATCTTACAACTAGTATGTTTTATTGAGGTTTTCGTAAACACCATATAAAATGATCACGGCAAAAGGTGGAGGGACATTTCatccattgcgtttggaggtgacactatcctagactaggtggcgggcgcctaggaataccctcgcgggcgaccggtagaccgcggactaccgtttggccatccctggtcTATTGGGTGTATGACTATGGTGGTGTGCATTTTGGCACGGTGGTATCATCAGGCCATACTTTTTTTAAATGCTGAGGAGCGCACAGTTACAGTGAATAGCAAGCGTTATTCTGAAATGTTGACTGATTTGTCCTTTGCGAAAATTAATGGAAGGCAGTTACGATAGATTTATTGTGACAGTTCGGTGATTTGATAATTTCGCGAAATTGTGTGACTCaacactattgacgaatttacgcaaagctgaatcagctcatgcgacatccacattagagctcagaaccacaaaagtgagggtgtttgtttattttacgcactgaaaagcaagattcggtggtgattattcattttatttcaatttagattcatttcagccattgaatgtcgtcagtatatggtaagaaagttggagttttgtatatttacgatggtttcaacactcgatttgaccaaagtcatagataatcttcgaaaattttatgtttgatgatgcataccggttattgatactatggataactgcgatgaaatcgatatcacatcaaattggctgatatcagtGATTATGTagaggccgatacgagaagaatttgcagtatttttagcgcaaaacgccctattcatcgtttacttagttgaaaaaaattaaagttacaatacttataaccagccattcctcgtaatgtacatagcacattgtaaaatgatgattttctaaccttttcagcgtggaaagaatacatgaaaccgggaaatttgaagataaattctgatttttctagaaaatttgaacgaatttcataccaaaaaaacaaaacatcctcattttacttgctgcgccatctggttttaaatccaacgtaaattcgtcaattgaattGTTTTATTTGGGTGTTATGTTGAGTCTAAGGTTTATTCCACccggtgacgtctttagagaacccctattgaactgacaggagccaacatatcgagtatcccactgacattttccctttgttttcacatgaattTGGTAttccactgacagttctgcttgaaattttgctaacgatcctagcatcaatcatagcacctgGCTGACTTATTCCAACAAACCAACGATAATTGATGAACTTAAGGCCAGCGTATGAGCCACCTGCCATTCCTAAGTGAATAGTTTGCCAAGTCATCAATACTTGGAACGAAATTGGAGCACCCAATTTTTGGCCGGGTTTTCTGTGTTtgatttaaatttgaaatcCTATCCCTCTTATTTGAGTATCCCTTTTATATGTCGAGCTGGcttactttgcttcgaaaatccgTTCAAATTGGTAGGgttatttatttacgttgtacCCTCAAATAGTATTCATCTCCCTACACTtatttttcaaagattattTCGTTCAAATTTTGTCCGGAGTTACGGGTAACATGCTTCATTCTGCAGTTCAAATTTTCGATAACGCtttcaaacaaaatatttttgattgaaaatgcaAGAACTCTTCGGAAGTCGATAAGCATAAATATAACAATAAAGAAACCCTCCATTTTTCGCCTCCAGTTAATCAATGCTCATCCCACTTCCAATTGAGCGTAATTTACGAAGAATGGACACCTCTTCTCATGCGAGTGTCTCTATCGCGCTCTGTTCGGTTACTAATGTGACATCATTTCCGTTTCTTTTGTTGCATGATTTACAGGCCACACCGAGCATTTCACGTTTGATAACACGAAAACCGAAGTCACATCATTGGCGTTGTCGTTTTATTCGGGTCTTTTTGCCTACAATGGATGGTAAGTAAGCGGCGAGCTTTAACAGACACACTCTAATTGGCTCCTTTGGGAGCGGTAGGAAATTGGAACTCTGACTCACATAATAATTACAGCTACTGATAGGAAGACAGCACTGGACAGTAATCTTTTTGAACATGTTTccgcatacattttttttctctctgcgtGTGATTTCTCACCCACTTGCCATCGACTTTTTCTAGGAACTACTTGAACTTTATCATCGAAGAGTTGAAGGATCCAGTGAAAAATCTTCCACGTGCAATTGCCATTTCGTGCACACTCGTAACCGTTGTGTACGTGTTTACCAACATCTCCTTCTACACCATCCTTTCGCCGGAGGAAGTGCTCGGTTCGGAGGCGGTCGCCGTTACCTTTGCCGATCGTGTGTTTGGGATGTTTGCCTGGACGATTCCAGGTGAGTTGACGTAATATATTTCGGTAACCAGAATATTATTGTTTTTTGATTACAAAACAGCTTCGTTTAGTtcgtattgaaataatatttgctCGCATTATTCAATTACCCGTATAATTATGACATGAAAACAATCCCTGCTGATTTTTTCCATCGAATGTACAAAAAATGCTCAGTCATTCCCGATTACGATCAATAATGAGGATAGTAATCTATCATCTGGCGCGTCGCTTTAACTATTCCACAATAATCGAACGAAAGCACACTAATAATCACTATTTCCTTTCACTTTTTTTACCTTTATTACCGCACCATTTTCGTTTGCAGTTTTTGTGGCTCTGTCGACCTTCGGAGCCGTTAATGGAATCTTGCTGACGTCATCGCGACTGTTCTATGCCGGTGCCTGCGAAGGTCAGATGCCCGAGATTCTGACCATGATTCAAATCCAGCGACTGACTCCGACTCCGGCCGTGCTAATCATGGCACTGCTTTCTATGCTATACCTGACCGTGTCGGATATTTTTGCGCTGATTAACTACGTTGGATTTGCCACATGGGTAAGCATGACACGCTCAAAATTGCAGACAAATTGGCAGTGATTTCAACCATCTCCTCTCACATTGCAGCTGAGCATTGGCGTTGCGGTTCTGTGCCTTCCATGGCTGCGGTGGGCTCAGCCAAACCTCAACCGTCCGATCAAGGTGAATCTGATCTTCCCAATTTTCTACCTGATAGCCACAGTATTTGTCACGGTCGTTCCAATGATCGCAAGCCCGGTGGAGACCGGCTATGGACTGCTCATGATTCTCACCAGTATTCCCGTCTACTTCATCTTCATCGCGTGGCGAAACAAGCCTAAATGGTTCAACCATACGATGGGTGAGTAGCCGTATTTGCTCTAGTTTTCCAACGCTTTACGGAACGAAATTACAGCTTCCTTTAAATTTTCACCCGAACAGTGGCTTCTCGACTTACTTGGGTTGCAATTGCTACAATTGGTCGTTTTATTCCAGCGTGAATCGTTTTATAGTTCTAATTGGCAAACGCTTTTTAAAATCACATTTCTCTTCTTGTTTTCGTTTTCTTTCCATTGATCCCCGGAACGCAACGtcccacacatacacgcactatCTGTTCTTTCTTTCCCTGGATTATCAATTTGCAGGCGGATTCACTCAAAGTTTACAGAAGTTGATGATGGTGGTGCGGCCAAAACAGAAATAAGTTGGTCCGCGTTGAGAGCAAATGCGAACAGGTTTCTATCtcttattttttctatttattattcAGTTTTAGTCTGCAGTGTTACTAATAATCTCCATCCATCCATTGGGTAAAACTATCATCGCATGTAGTTCATTATCGTTATTCTACGCTTTTCATGATACTGCTCAATCTGTGAGCAGTAGGAGTGTTCTTCGAAAATGTTGTAGTATTATCGATAGATATGTTTTTAGATCAATAACTCAATAATCATTTACATATACTAAGTGAAACTAACGGAATCGTTGATTTTTAAGTTGGATActtcttctacttcttcttttcctttgtttacggagac
Protein-coding sequences here:
- the LOC129775444 gene encoding Y+L amino acid transporter 2 isoform X1; its protein translation is MEDDSLTKDIRKDSLSKNGKAADGGDGEITLKPKMTLVNGITVIVGSIIGSGIFVSPTGVLINTGSVNMSLVVWVLSGLFSMVGAYCYAELGTMIKKSGADYAYIMETFGPFMAFIRLWIECMIVRPCSQAIVALTFSVYVLKPFFPECQPPEDAARLLAVCCILVLTFINCWDVKWATAVQDIFTYAKLLALFIIIGTGVYYLSTGHTEHFTFDNTKTEVTSLALSFYSGLFAYNGWNYLNFIIEELKDPVKNLPRAIAISCTLVTVVYVFTNISFYTILSPEEVLGSEAVAVTFADRVFGMFAWTIPVFVALSTFGAVNGILLTSSRLFYAGACEGQMPEILTMIQIQRLTPTPAVLIMALLSMLYLTVSDIFALINYVGFATWLSIGVAVLCLPWLRWAQPNLNRPIKVNLIFPIFYLIATVFVTVVPMIASPVETGYGLLMILTSIPVYFIFIAWRNKPKWFNHTMVALTRFLQKMLMVVGKAKPAQV
- the LOC129775444 gene encoding large neutral amino acids transporter small subunit 1 isoform X2, with protein sequence MEDDSLTKDIRKDSLSKNGKAADGGDGEITLKPKMTLVNGITVIVGSIIGSGIFVSPTGVLINTGSVNMSLVVWVLSGLFSMVGAYCYAELGTMIKKSGADYAYIMETFGPFMAFIRLWIECMIVRPCSQAIVALTFSVYVLKPFFPECQPPEDAARLLAVCCILVLTFINCWDVKWATAVQDIFTYAKLLALFIIIGTGVYYLSTGHTEHFTFDNTKTEVTSLALSFYSGLFAYNGWNYLNFIIEELKDPVKNLPRAIAISCTLVTVVYVFTNISFYTILSPEEVLGSEAVAVTFADRVFGMFAWTIPVFVALSTFGAVNGILLTSSRLFYAGACEGQMPEILTMIQIQRLTPTPAVLIMALLSMLYLTVSDIFALINYVGFATWLSIGVAVLCLPWLRWAQPNLNRPIKVNLIFPIFYLIATVFVTVVPMIASPVETGYGLLMILTSIPVYFIFIAWRNKPKWFNHTMGGFTQSLQKLMMVVRPKQK